In the Terriglobales bacterium genome, one interval contains:
- the prmC gene encoding peptide chain release factor N(5)-glutamine methyltransferase — protein MQLRDALQSAVKRLTNAHIGSPRLNAELLLMFVLNCDRAYLYAHGERPLVAGELLSYDEALAERARGVPAQYITGHQEFWGMDLVVTPAVLIPRPETEHVIETVLELAKAGAQTPNNLRIIDVGTGSGCIALALARELPDAEIHATDISGAALEIARANASRHQLDTRIHFHEIDLLAGLTGQFDFVVSNPPYVGEWEADTVEAQVRKFEPRHAVFGGQTGLEIIRDLTPQAHRVLKPGGWLVMEIGHSSYEQVREALKKWQEVRATKDLQGIRRVIAARR, from the coding sequence ATGCAGCTTCGGGACGCCCTGCAATCGGCTGTCAAGCGCCTGACTAACGCGCATATAGGCTCGCCCCGCCTCAACGCCGAACTCCTGCTGATGTTTGTCCTGAACTGCGATCGGGCATACCTCTACGCCCACGGCGAGCGCCCGCTTGTCGCGGGCGAATTGCTCAGCTACGACGAAGCCTTGGCGGAGCGCGCACGCGGGGTACCCGCCCAGTACATCACCGGCCATCAGGAATTCTGGGGCATGGACCTTGTGGTCACGCCGGCGGTGCTCATTCCCCGCCCAGAAACCGAGCATGTCATCGAAACCGTCTTGGAGTTGGCCAAGGCCGGAGCGCAGACGCCCAACAATCTTCGAATCATTGACGTTGGTACAGGCTCGGGGTGCATTGCGCTGGCTTTGGCCAGGGAGCTGCCCGATGCCGAGATTCACGCCACCGACATATCTGGAGCGGCGCTGGAGATTGCTCGCGCCAATGCCTCCCGCCATCAGCTTGATACGCGGATTCACTTTCACGAAATCGACCTGCTTGCGGGTTTAACGGGGCAATTCGACTTTGTGGTTTCGAATCCGCCGTATGTCGGTGAATGGGAAGCCGACACGGTGGAGGCGCAGGTCCGCAAGTTTGAGCCCAGACATGCCGTGTTTGGTGGCCAGACCGGCTTGGAGATTATTCGTGATCTGACTCCACAGGCGCATCGGGTCCTCAAACCCGGTGGGTGGTTGGTAATGGAGATCGGCCACTCCAGCTACGAGCAAGTCCGCGAGGCCCTAAAAAAATGGCAAGAGGTGCGCGCCACAAAAGACTTGCAAGGAATTCGCCGAGTCATAGCAGCACGAAGATAA
- the prfA gene encoding peptide chain release factor 1 translates to MFERLDQIEARYEELEKSLASPEVISDSGRYQKAAKAHSELANVVSKYREYKDLKRGIAESKVVLADEADAEMRAYAQEELDKLQQRVDAVEEELKVLLLPKDPNDEKNIVLEIRAGTGGDEATLFVAEMFRMYTRYAETQRWKVEVLSTSESGVGGLKEVIAIIEGDRVYSRLKYESGVHRVQRVPQTEQQGRVHTSAVTVAVLPEAEDVDIKIEPKDLRVDTFCSSGPGGQSVNTTYSAVRVTHLPTNTVVSCQDEKSQIKNREKAMRVLRARLYEVEMQKQQEALAKERRAMVGSGDRSEKIRTYNFPQNRVTDHRIGLTLHQLENVMDGKLQPLIDALIAHYQTEKLKQETAAVR, encoded by the coding sequence ATGTTCGAACGTCTTGACCAAATCGAAGCCCGTTACGAAGAGCTGGAGAAGTCGCTCGCCTCGCCTGAGGTGATCTCCGATTCCGGGCGTTATCAGAAAGCCGCGAAGGCCCATAGCGAATTGGCTAACGTGGTCAGCAAATATCGGGAATATAAAGACCTGAAACGCGGCATTGCGGAGAGCAAGGTAGTCTTGGCGGACGAGGCCGATGCCGAGATGCGGGCCTATGCCCAGGAAGAATTGGACAAGCTCCAGCAGCGGGTCGATGCCGTGGAGGAGGAACTAAAAGTCCTGTTGCTGCCCAAAGATCCCAATGACGAAAAAAATATCGTATTGGAAATCCGCGCCGGCACCGGCGGCGACGAAGCCACTCTCTTCGTGGCTGAGATGTTCCGCATGTACACCCGATACGCGGAGACGCAGCGCTGGAAAGTCGAGGTCCTTTCCACTTCGGAGTCGGGCGTTGGAGGGCTAAAAGAAGTCATTGCCATCATCGAAGGGGATCGCGTTTACTCCCGGCTCAAATATGAAAGCGGAGTGCATCGGGTGCAGCGTGTTCCTCAAACCGAGCAGCAGGGACGGGTCCACACCTCGGCGGTAACCGTGGCGGTGCTGCCGGAGGCCGAAGACGTGGACATTAAAATCGAGCCCAAAGACCTGCGCGTTGATACTTTCTGTTCCTCGGGTCCAGGTGGCCAGTCCGTAAACACGACTTATTCGGCAGTTCGGGTCACCCACCTGCCAACGAACACTGTGGTCAGCTGTCAGGACGAGAAATCGCAAATCAAGAACCGCGAGAAAGCCATGCGCGTGCTGCGTGCCCGCCTGTACGAGGTGGAAATGCAGAAACAACAGGAGGCGCTGGCCAAAGAACGCCGTGCCATGGTGGGCAGCGGGGACCGCAGCGAGAAGATCCGCACTTATAATTTCCCGCAGAACCGCGTAACCGACCACCGTATCGGGCTTACCCTGCATCAGCTCGAAAACGTCATGGACGGCAAACTCCAGCCCCTGATTGACGCCTTGATTGCGCATTACCAGACCGAAAAATTGAAGCAAGAAACCGCTGCGGTCCGTTAA
- a CDS encoding DUF1385 domain-containing protein yields the protein MPFFRQMLRFLIAVQLLPALESGEETLVGGQAVLEGVMMRSPHAWAIAVRKPSGEIASHTEPLDRLSEKHKWMGWPIVRGVVTLGHAMTLGFRALKFSANVALDQVPQPESGKKLEFSGWLAAINIFLSVGFFIFMYKFVPLLAATELKKVSPALSGQIAFNLVDGVIRIGLFLLFIWSVSLWKDIRRVYEYHGAEHKTVFAFESRDPLSIEAAQKYSTFHPRCGTSFLMTVMLISIVIYTLVPVTTFWARFAVRIALLPVIAGISYEIIRFAAKHRGSLFALMTAPGLWLQRITTQPPSDDQVECAIAALNSAMALEEQRGGELVIA from the coding sequence ATGCCCTTTTTTCGTCAGATGCTACGTTTCTTGATTGCCGTACAGCTGCTCCCTGCGCTCGAGAGCGGTGAAGAGACCCTGGTCGGCGGCCAAGCGGTTCTCGAGGGCGTTATGATGCGCTCCCCTCACGCCTGGGCCATCGCGGTCCGTAAGCCCTCGGGTGAGATTGCCTCGCACACTGAGCCGCTGGACCGCCTTTCCGAGAAGCACAAGTGGATGGGGTGGCCAATAGTTCGTGGTGTTGTGACTCTAGGTCATGCCATGACGCTGGGCTTTCGGGCCCTTAAGTTTTCCGCGAACGTCGCCTTGGATCAAGTGCCTCAACCGGAGTCAGGCAAGAAGCTCGAATTCAGCGGGTGGCTGGCGGCGATCAACATCTTCCTATCCGTCGGCTTTTTTATCTTCATGTACAAGTTCGTGCCCCTCTTGGCGGCCACTGAACTGAAGAAGGTGTCGCCTGCTTTGAGCGGGCAGATCGCATTTAACCTGGTGGATGGCGTCATTCGCATCGGGCTCTTCTTACTGTTCATCTGGTCGGTATCGCTCTGGAAGGACATTCGGCGGGTTTATGAGTATCACGGCGCCGAGCACAAGACGGTATTTGCGTTTGAGTCAAGAGATCCTCTGAGCATTGAGGCAGCACAGAAGTACTCCACCTTCCATCCGCGTTGTGGAACCAGCTTCCTCATGACGGTGATGCTGATCTCCATCGTGATTTATACGCTGGTTCCGGTGACCACATTCTGGGCGCGTTTTGCGGTTCGCATTGCGCTTTTGCCGGTCATCGCGGGAATCTCGTACGAAATCATCCGTTTCGCCGCCAAGCACCGCGGCTCGCTTTTTGCGCTGATGACCGCTCCTGGTCTGTGGCTGCAGCGTATTACTACCCAACCCCCAAGCGATGACCAGGTGGAATGCGCAATTGCAGCCCTGAACTCCGCCATGGCGCTCGAGGAACAGCGCGGCGGCGAATTAGTGATTGCCTAG
- a CDS encoding ATP-dependent DNA ligase: protein MYLLAPACEAIAATTKKLEKTRIVAEYLKSRTPEEAAVSAVFLSGRAFPAYQETTLQLGGTQLWRIVQDLSGKSEAAMAAAYRKHGDLGAAAHDLLAARYKSAPSNPLSVIAVKEIFEQIARTRGANAKMAIALELLSEATPLEAKYLIKIMTGDLRIGMKESLVEEGIAKVYGATAREVQRANMLLGDIGETCRLAIEGRLSDARMRLFHPIGAMLATPVETAEEAFEFFQHAAVEDKYDGIRAQAHCRDGTVRLFSRTLDDVSESFPELTEALGRFSGQLILDGEIVAWSTDLEDADLAESSAQRNGNSSGRALPFSELQKRLGRKKVAETLMRSVPVAYVAFDVLYADGELVIDRPLHERAKVLDGVFGRVRRPATVRTADPQGKLTFEPAITVEDEAGIQAEVIRAPVLRADSAQHLDKLFEAAQARGNEGLMIKDLESPYTPGRRGQSWLKLKRELATLDVVVTAVEYGHGKRAGVLSDYTFAVRSGDRLVNIGKAYSGLTDKEIAEMTQWFLAHTLVDRGFIRDVEPKIVLEVAFNAIMRSDRHESGFALRFPRIFRIRDDKTPEAIDTLETVEEIYRRQIQRSPG, encoded by the coding sequence ATGTACCTGCTCGCGCCCGCTTGCGAAGCCATTGCCGCAACTACCAAGAAGCTGGAAAAGACGCGCATTGTTGCCGAGTACCTGAAGTCACGCACCCCTGAGGAGGCGGCGGTCTCCGCGGTGTTTCTCTCCGGCCGGGCGTTTCCCGCCTACCAGGAAACTACTCTACAGCTGGGCGGGACTCAGCTCTGGAGAATCGTGCAGGACCTGTCGGGAAAATCGGAGGCCGCGATGGCGGCTGCCTATCGCAAACACGGAGACCTGGGCGCGGCTGCCCACGACCTGCTGGCAGCGCGATATAAGAGTGCGCCTTCCAATCCGCTCAGCGTAATCGCAGTAAAAGAGATTTTCGAGCAGATCGCGCGCACGCGAGGTGCAAACGCCAAGATGGCTATCGCGCTCGAGTTGCTCTCCGAAGCCACACCGCTCGAAGCCAAGTACCTGATCAAGATCATGACCGGCGACCTGCGGATCGGCATGAAGGAGAGCCTGGTGGAGGAAGGGATTGCTAAAGTATATGGCGCCACAGCACGCGAGGTGCAGCGGGCAAATATGTTGCTGGGCGATATTGGGGAGACGTGCCGTTTGGCTATCGAAGGGCGCTTATCCGATGCACGCATGCGGCTTTTTCATCCTATCGGCGCGATGCTGGCGACTCCCGTGGAGACCGCAGAGGAAGCCTTCGAGTTTTTTCAACATGCCGCGGTGGAAGACAAGTACGACGGTATCCGCGCGCAAGCCCATTGCCGAGACGGTACGGTCCGCTTGTTCTCGCGAACCCTGGACGATGTCAGCGAATCATTTCCCGAACTTACAGAGGCCTTGGGCCGATTTTCAGGGCAGCTGATCCTGGATGGTGAAATCGTCGCCTGGAGCACAGATCTCGAGGACGCGGACTTGGCAGAGTCTTCTGCACAGCGAAATGGGAACAGCTCGGGACGGGCGCTGCCATTTTCGGAGCTGCAGAAGCGCCTGGGACGCAAGAAAGTCGCCGAAACCCTGATGCGCAGCGTTCCGGTGGCTTACGTAGCCTTCGATGTGCTTTACGCCGATGGGGAGCTGGTGATTGATCGGCCGCTGCACGAGCGCGCCAAGGTCCTGGATGGAGTTTTCGGCCGCGTGCGGAGGCCGGCCACCGTGCGCACCGCCGACCCTCAGGGCAAGCTGACCTTTGAACCAGCAATCACGGTGGAAGACGAGGCGGGCATTCAGGCGGAGGTCATTCGTGCGCCTGTATTGCGGGCCGATTCCGCGCAGCACCTGGATAAGTTGTTCGAGGCTGCCCAAGCTCGCGGCAATGAAGGATTGATGATCAAGGATTTGGAATCGCCCTACACTCCCGGCCGGCGCGGCCAATCCTGGCTAAAGCTTAAGCGCGAACTCGCAACCTTGGACGTAGTTGTCACCGCGGTTGAATATGGCCACGGAAAGCGTGCCGGGGTGCTCAGTGATTACACGTTCGCTGTACGCTCCGGCGACCGGCTCGTGAACATTGGGAAAGCCTATTCTGGACTGACGGACAAAGAGATTGCTGAGATGACGCAGTGGTTTCTCGCTCACACCCTTGTGGACCGCGGGTTCATCCGCGACGTGGAACCAAAGATCGTGCTGGAGGTTGCATTTAACGCCATCATGCGGTCTGACCGGCACGAGAGTGGATTTGCACTGCGCTTTCCGCGGATCTTCCGCATCCGCGATGATAAGACTCCGGAAGCGATAGATACTCTGGAGACTGTCGAAGAAATCTACCGGCGGCAAATTCAGCGTTCGCCTGGCTAA
- a CDS encoding cation diffusion facilitator family transporter — MHVHLGQRQEGTSPNQAHTSKVLRISLVLTLAYIGLLIVAGIKAHSLALLSEAGHNASDFLALLLSLAAVYLQARPPSATKTFGYHRAGVLAAFLNAIALVGIAFYIFYAAFHRLHSAAHVHPRLMIWVAAAGVLMNGVISVLLYRSSRDLNIRSAFLHMFGDTLSTAAVIAGAWAILLTGQVWIDSALSFGIGALILWSSFAIVRETLNILLEGIPRGMELEKISDAIASIEGVNDVHDLHVWSIGSDTHALSCHISIADIPPSASERILREVKDSLRRNFHIVHTTIQFENVVCEVAHGCVITVNEQAEHTH; from the coding sequence ATGCACGTGCATCTCGGACAGCGGCAGGAAGGTACGTCCCCCAATCAGGCCCATACGTCCAAGGTGCTGCGCATTTCTCTGGTCCTCACTCTCGCCTATATCGGCCTGCTTATCGTTGCCGGAATTAAGGCGCACAGTCTGGCCTTGCTTTCCGAGGCAGGGCACAACGCCTCCGACTTTCTGGCCCTGCTACTCTCTTTGGCGGCGGTGTACCTGCAGGCCCGCCCTCCCAGCGCCACCAAGACCTTTGGATACCACCGAGCCGGAGTGCTGGCCGCTTTCTTGAACGCCATCGCGTTGGTTGGAATCGCGTTTTACATTTTCTACGCCGCCTTCCACCGTCTGCATTCGGCTGCCCATGTGCACCCGCGCCTGATGATCTGGGTGGCCGCTGCGGGCGTTTTGATGAATGGTGTGATCTCGGTCCTGCTGTATCGCAGCAGCCGCGACCTCAATATCCGCAGCGCCTTTCTGCACATGTTTGGCGACACTCTGTCCACGGCGGCGGTCATTGCCGGCGCATGGGCGATCCTGCTTACCGGGCAGGTGTGGATTGATTCCGCACTTTCCTTCGGCATTGGCGCTCTGATTCTCTGGTCTTCCTTCGCCATAGTCCGTGAAACTTTGAACATCCTGCTGGAAGGTATCCCGCGCGGTATGGAACTCGAGAAAATTTCGGATGCCATTGCCAGCATCGAGGGCGTGAATGACGTGCACGATTTGCACGTGTGGAGCATCGGATCAGATACACACGCGCTCTCCTGCCATATCAGCATTGCTGATATTCCGCCTTCGGCAAGCGAGCGCATTCTGCGGGAAGTAAAGGATTCCTTGCGCCGCAACTTCCATATCGTCCACACCACGATTCAGTTTGAAAACGTAGTGTGCGAAGTTGCGCATGGATGCGTAATCACGGTCAACGAACAGGCCGAGCATACACATTAG
- a CDS encoding BON domain-containing protein, whose protein sequence is MKVQNIFLTGALALATSYGLAQSQTPSGNPPMSEQPSTQQSSPQPSTQQPSTTAPDQTAPSTQQPSSTSPDQTQAKAGGSAQVSDDTLVQEVKQKLSADANLSGINVEAKNGVVILSGTVNSKDARKQAKELAKSVSGVRKVKEKISVSSTASTSSNMGPGSSETQNNNAGSIAGNTTQQSGVAAGSAAGGNPSSAQTESAPSGSTATSQSSTSASTSGSSSGNMNGSMQPSTQASSPQLQSQVQNALQQEPTLANTTIIVAVTDSAIDLSGNVNAEKDKQTAERIAQSYAGNRRVTDHLNVAGSGANAGSQYPSTANPPSSTPSSTANPPSSNPGQVENPNAAPHGSPSGDVPQSTPPTVPPQSQGSVPPQH, encoded by the coding sequence ATGAAGGTACAAAATATATTCTTGACCGGTGCACTCGCTTTGGCAACAAGCTACGGCCTGGCACAAAGCCAGACACCGAGCGGCAATCCACCGATGAGTGAACAGCCGTCAACTCAGCAGTCTTCGCCACAGCCCTCAACCCAGCAACCTTCGACGACGGCGCCCGACCAGACCGCGCCTTCGACGCAACAGCCTTCCAGCACAAGTCCTGATCAGACTCAGGCCAAGGCCGGAGGCAGCGCCCAGGTCTCTGACGACACGTTGGTGCAGGAAGTGAAGCAGAAACTTTCGGCCGACGCGAATCTGAGCGGCATCAATGTCGAAGCCAAGAACGGCGTCGTCATCCTCAGCGGAACGGTGAATTCGAAGGATGCGCGCAAGCAGGCCAAAGAATTGGCCAAGTCGGTATCTGGCGTACGCAAGGTCAAAGAGAAAATCAGCGTATCCAGCACCGCCAGCACCTCCAGCAACATGGGACCTGGCTCCAGCGAAACCCAGAACAACAATGCTGGCAGCATCGCTGGCAATACCACGCAACAGAGCGGCGTAGCGGCGGGTTCGGCAGCTGGTGGTAATCCCAGCAGCGCCCAGACCGAAAGCGCGCCCAGCGGTTCAACCGCAACTTCCCAGAGCAGCACTTCGGCAAGCACCTCCGGCAGCAGCTCTGGCAATATGAACGGCAGCATGCAGCCCAGCACGCAGGCTTCTTCTCCGCAGCTGCAATCGCAAGTGCAGAATGCGCTTCAGCAGGAGCCCACGCTCGCCAATACCACCATCATCGTGGCCGTAACTGATAGTGCGATTGATCTCAGCGGCAACGTCAATGCGGAAAAGGACAAGCAAACCGCTGAGCGCATCGCCCAGTCGTATGCGGGCAACCGTCGCGTTACTGACCACTTGAACGTGGCTGGCAGCGGAGCCAACGCTGGTTCGCAGTATCCTTCGACCGCGAACCCGCCGAGCTCAACTCCTTCGTCCACTGCGAACCCACCGAGTTCTAACCCGGGACAGGTAGAAAATCCGAACGCGGCGCCGCACGGTTCACCGAGCGGTGATGTTCCGCAGTCCACGCCTCCCACGGTCCCACCGCAGAGCCAGGGATCAGTTCCTCCCCAGCACTGA
- a CDS encoding methylated-DNA--[protein]-cysteine S-methyltransferase yields the protein MQILHHSIYNSPVGPLRLAVSERGLALLQFANHLFPPKGRMFADASWEPWEAAIAPYVAELEEYFSGRRRQFSIPIDLWGTSFQKRCWQALLAIPYGEVRSYADMARTIGCPRGFRAVGLANHDNPVAIVVPCHRVIASDGTLGGYGGGLPLKKHLLELEGVRLSARVAAQFQEPLFRVNTVAS from the coding sequence ATGCAGATCCTGCATCATTCAATTTACAACTCACCGGTGGGACCGCTGAGGCTGGCCGTCTCCGAACGGGGCCTGGCGCTGCTACAGTTTGCCAATCACCTTTTTCCGCCCAAAGGTCGAATGTTCGCAGACGCTTCGTGGGAACCTTGGGAGGCTGCGATTGCACCTTACGTGGCCGAACTGGAAGAATATTTTTCCGGCAGGCGCCGTCAATTCAGTATCCCCATCGATCTGTGGGGGACCTCATTCCAAAAGCGCTGCTGGCAGGCCCTGCTGGCAATTCCCTATGGCGAAGTGCGCAGCTACGCCGACATGGCGCGCACGATCGGGTGTCCTCGCGGATTTCGGGCCGTGGGGCTCGCCAATCATGACAACCCGGTCGCCATCGTAGTGCCCTGCCATCGGGTGATCGCTTCTGACGGTACCCTCGGCGGCTATGGTGGAGGTCTCCCGCTCAAAAAACATCTGCTGGAATTGGAAGGCGTGCGCCTTTCTGCCCGGGTGGCAGCGCAGTTTCAGGAACCTTTGTTTCGCGTGAACACGGTGGCATCCTGA
- a CDS encoding OmpA family protein: MKNRVWLALMLAMALTVPALAQQSTTTSTDQSQPPAAQQPAATQSAPAAQSSQPAAQSSQPAAQSSQPALASSDQSGTLKPLVVDKQQGFWGKLNPFARKKYVQRQLSPIRDRVNELDDLTASNAKLIKDVDARAQQGIQLASAKANEADQHAIDAGNKAQSATQTATQANTRLSSVEQVVSNIDQYKPATQAEIRFRSGQTVLSKRAKEALDDMATPLKSQRGYIIEVQGFSSGRGQSAIANSQKMAESVVRYLVLNHEIPVYRIYLLGLGNAPVPAANAGTTKAKRTSGGRVEISLLKNSLEQLSSNGANAAPATSAQPQQ; encoded by the coding sequence ATGAAGAACCGCGTGTGGTTAGCGCTGATGCTGGCTATGGCCCTGACGGTGCCGGCGCTGGCTCAGCAAAGCACTACTACTTCAACTGATCAGTCACAACCACCGGCAGCCCAGCAGCCGGCAGCGACCCAATCGGCGCCGGCGGCGCAATCTTCGCAGCCAGCGGCCCAGTCTTCCCAGCCTGCCGCCCAGAGCTCGCAACCGGCTCTGGCCAGCAGCGATCAAAGCGGCACGCTTAAGCCGCTGGTGGTAGACAAGCAGCAGGGCTTCTGGGGCAAGCTGAATCCCTTTGCCCGTAAAAAGTACGTCCAACGCCAGCTTTCGCCGATCCGCGATCGCGTCAACGAACTCGACGATCTGACCGCGTCCAACGCCAAGCTGATCAAGGATGTGGATGCGCGCGCTCAGCAGGGCATTCAACTCGCCTCTGCTAAGGCCAACGAAGCCGACCAGCATGCGATTGATGCCGGCAACAAGGCCCAGAGCGCCACTCAGACCGCCACCCAGGCCAACACCCGGCTGAGCAGCGTCGAGCAAGTAGTAAGCAACATTGACCAGTACAAGCCGGCTACCCAGGCGGAAATTCGTTTCCGCTCCGGCCAGACGGTCCTTAGCAAGCGCGCCAAGGAAGCACTGGATGATATGGCCACCCCGCTGAAGAGTCAGCGCGGCTACATCATTGAAGTACAGGGCTTCTCGTCAGGACGTGGCCAGTCCGCAATTGCCAACTCCCAGAAAATGGCGGAGTCGGTGGTCCGTTACCTCGTACTCAACCACGAGATTCCGGTGTATCGCATTTATCTGCTCGGCCTGGGCAATGCCCCGGTTCCCGCAGCCAATGCTGGTACCACGAAGGCCAAGCGCACCAGCGGCGGGCGAGTTGAAATCAGCCTGCTGAAGAACAGCCTGGAGCAGCTAAGCTCGAACGGCGCCAATGCCGCACCGGCCACCTCAGCCCAACCCCAGCAGTAA
- a CDS encoding deoxyguanosinetriphosphate triphosphohydrolase has protein sequence MLAEFAVRVENSRGRRHPEASHPYRNDFQRDRDRVIHSRAFRRLEDKTQVFSRRYSDHFRNRLTHTIEVAQISRTIAEQLDLNVDLVEALALVHDIGHPPFGHAGEKALDTAMRAYGESFDHNLHALRIVEDFELRYAAFRGLNLTFEVREGIIKHSRDYSPADYPQLGEYLLDQRPPLEAQLIDLTDEIGYDTADLDDGFEARLLALEQICAGLPVFQRFFSEVEKAYPGALDKLKFNEALKRMLDRMVSDLICNTQRRIAESRVSSVDAVRAWPERLAGFSPEVESERRQVKEFLYKNLYLSKALEPEKQAGEQIIHELFEYWIRNPAALPTAYREKARKEPLPRVVCDYIAGMTDHYILAQHEKYCG, from the coding sequence ATGTTGGCCGAATTCGCGGTGCGGGTAGAGAACTCCCGCGGGAGGCGCCACCCCGAGGCTAGCCATCCTTATCGCAACGATTTTCAGCGAGACCGTGACCGCGTCATTCATTCCCGCGCTTTCCGCCGGCTCGAAGACAAGACGCAAGTCTTTAGCCGCCGTTACTCCGATCATTTCCGCAATCGCCTGACCCATACCATCGAAGTTGCGCAGATTTCCCGCACCATTGCCGAACAGCTGGACCTGAATGTTGATCTGGTAGAGGCGCTGGCCTTGGTGCACGATATTGGCCATCCCCCATTTGGACATGCGGGCGAGAAGGCGCTAGACACGGCCATGCGCGCTTATGGGGAATCGTTCGACCACAACCTGCACGCCCTGCGGATCGTAGAGGATTTCGAGCTTCGCTACGCCGCTTTTCGGGGATTGAATCTGACCTTCGAAGTACGTGAGGGCATCATCAAACACTCCCGCGATTACAGTCCCGCTGACTATCCTCAACTGGGTGAATATCTGCTCGACCAGCGCCCGCCGCTCGAGGCGCAGCTCATTGATCTCACCGACGAAATCGGCTACGACACTGCTGATCTGGACGACGGGTTTGAGGCGCGCTTGCTTGCGCTGGAGCAGATTTGCGCCGGCTTGCCCGTCTTCCAGCGCTTTTTTAGCGAGGTCGAGAAGGCCTACCCCGGTGCGCTTGACAAGCTCAAATTCAACGAAGCACTCAAACGGATGCTCGACCGCATGGTTAGCGACCTGATCTGCAACACGCAGCGGCGGATTGCTGAGTCGCGGGTCAGTAGCGTGGATGCCGTGCGCGCCTGGCCGGAGCGATTGGCCGGTTTCAGCCCGGAGGTGGAGTCAGAACGGCGGCAAGTGAAGGAGTTTCTCTACAAGAACCTGTACTTGAGTAAGGCGCTGGAACCGGAGAAACAGGCGGGCGAGCAAATCATCCACGAACTGTTTGAATACTGGATCCGTAATCCCGCCGCTCTGCCAACTGCCTACCGAGAGAAAGCACGAAAAGAACCTCTTCCCCGCGTGGTCTGCGATTACATCGCCGGCATGACCGACCACTACATCCTGGCTCAGCACGAAAAATACTGCGGGTGA